In one window of Candidatus Fonsibacter ubiquis DNA:
- the ykgO gene encoding type B 50S ribosomal protein L36 — protein MKVVSSLKSLKKRDINCKVVRRRGKLYVINKKNPKFKARQG, from the coding sequence ATGAAAGTTGTGAGTTCCTTAAAATCTCTAAAAAAAAGAGATATTAATTGCAAAGTGGTTCGAAGACGAGGGAAACTTTACGTAATTAACAAAAAAAACCCAAAATTTAAAGCACGACAGGGTTAG
- a CDS encoding glycosyltransferase family 2 protein has translation MIFFLLPAYNEEKNIKILLSDISNFYKKKNILLHIVVINDGSSDDTYKNIKITKKKIFHKLTVINHKINMGLGLTLKTGFNHILKIAKPDDIIITMDSDNSHTPKNSYLLIKKINEGYDVVIASRYSKLSKTYGLSYLRKILSFISCIIFKIFFPIKNVTDYTCGFRAFKIKKLRNIMLNKDFFSENGFSVSADIILKLKLSKMKIYFAEIPLQLRYDLKRGESKMKITKTIIQTIKLMVLRRFFYFVKVKL, from the coding sequence ATGATTTTTTTTTTATTACCAGCCTACAATGAAGAAAAAAATATAAAAATTTTATTAAGTGACATTTCTAATTTTTATAAAAAAAAAAATATTTTATTACATATTGTAGTTATAAATGATGGATCCTCTGATGATACTTATAAAAATATTAAAATAACTAAAAAAAAAATTTTTCATAAATTAACTGTTATAAATCATAAAATAAATATGGGACTAGGTTTAACTTTAAAAACTGGCTTCAATCACATTTTAAAAATAGCAAAACCTGACGATATTATAATTACAATGGACTCAGACAATTCTCACACTCCGAAAAATAGTTACCTACTTATCAAAAAAATAAATGAAGGATATGATGTAGTTATAGCATCAAGATATAGCAAATTATCGAAAACTTATGGACTAAGTTATTTAAGAAAAATTTTAAGTTTTATATCGTGTATTATTTTTAAAATTTTTTTTCCCATCAAAAATGTCACTGATTATACCTGTGGTTTTAGAGCGTTTAAGATTAAAAAATTAAGAAATATTATGTTAAATAAAGATTTTTTTAGTGAAAATGGCTTTTCTGTATCTGCTGACATAATATTAAAATTGAAATTATCTAAAATGAAAATTTATTTTGCTGAAATTCCTCTGCAACTTCGTTACGATTTAAAAAGGGGGGAAAGCAAAATGAAAATTACAAAAACAATAATTCAAACTATAAAATTAATGGTATTAAGAAGATTTTTTTATTTTGTTAAAGTTAAATTATAA
- the wecB gene encoding non-hydrolyzing UDP-N-acetylglucosamine 2-epimerase, whose protein sequence is MSFFIMKTAFIFGTRPEIIKLSPIIKLFESKGIKFFIIHSGQHKDYNMNRIFINQLKIPKPKYYLLHKKNTSFIKKTVKSIKRILILEKPTFVIVQGDTDTVLAGAVACNILYQKENNKKKKYYNLVHVEAGLRSFDKKMPEEINRIITDNISQILLAPTKIAKKNIEEEKISLGKVLDVGNTIVDVVKKFRKKLDNNILNKFNLQKNKFIILTLHRRETVDQKKRLKLIINTIKNNINLKNFKIVFPIHPRTESKLEKKIFSKNFIILKPLDYFSFLSLLINCKLIITDSGGVQEEACILMKPCITTRLNTERPETIIIGANILTGYNSKKINSSINFFLKKKRYWKNPFGKEGVSKRIMNSLKKFYQSL, encoded by the coding sequence ATGTCATTTTTTATTATGAAAACTGCTTTTATTTTTGGTACGCGTCCCGAAATAATAAAACTATCCCCTATAATTAAATTGTTTGAGAGTAAAGGGATAAAATTTTTTATAATTCATAGTGGGCAACATAAAGACTATAATATGAATCGAATATTTATTAATCAACTAAAAATACCCAAGCCAAAATATTACTTACTTCATAAAAAAAATACTAGTTTTATTAAAAAAACAGTCAAATCTATTAAAAGAATTCTTATTTTGGAAAAACCGACTTTTGTAATTGTCCAGGGTGATACGGATACAGTTCTAGCTGGTGCGGTAGCTTGTAATATTCTTTATCAAAAAGAAAATAATAAAAAAAAAAAATATTACAATTTAGTTCATGTTGAGGCTGGATTGAGATCTTTTGATAAAAAAATGCCAGAAGAAATTAATAGAATTATTACTGATAATATAAGCCAAATATTATTAGCGCCAACAAAAATTGCTAAAAAGAACATTGAAGAGGAAAAAATTAGTCTAGGAAAAGTCTTAGATGTCGGAAATACAATAGTTGATGTTGTTAAAAAATTCAGAAAAAAATTAGATAACAATATTCTTAATAAATTTAATCTACAAAAAAATAAATTTATAATTTTAACGCTTCATAGAAGAGAAACTGTTGACCAAAAAAAAAGACTTAAGTTAATTATTAATACTATTAAAAATAATATAAATTTAAAAAATTTTAAAATAGTTTTTCCAATACATCCCAGAACTGAATCTAAATTAGAAAAAAAAATTTTTTCCAAAAATTTTATAATACTGAAGCCCTTAGATTATTTTAGTTTTTTAAGTTTATTAATAAATTGTAAATTAATTATTACAGACTCTGGTGGCGTACAAGAGGAGGCATGCATACTCATGAAACCATGTATTACAACAAGATTAAATACTGAAAGACCTGAAACTATTATTATTGGGGCAAACATATTAACAGGCTATAACTCAAAAAAAATAAATAGTTCAATAAATTTTTTTTTAAAAAAAAAAAGATATTGGAAAAATCCTTTTGGAAAAGAGGGTGTTAGTAAAAGAATTATGAACAGCCTAAAAAAATTTTATCAATCACTATGA
- the rpsU gene encoding 30S ribosomal protein S21: MKIEVKNDNLEQALRALKKKLQREGVFRLLKIKSHFEKPSERKKREKDENTRRVKKFKKLKARY, translated from the coding sequence ATTAAAATTGAAGTTAAAAATGACAATCTAGAGCAAGCTCTTCGAGCTCTCAAAAAAAAATTACAAAGAGAAGGAGTATTTCGCTTACTTAAAATCAAAAGTCACTTTGAAAAACCCTCCGAAAGAAAAAAAAGAGAAAAAGACGAAAATACCAGAAGAGTTAAAAAATTTAAAAAATTGAAGGCTCGTTATTGA
- the mrdA gene encoding penicillin-binding protein 2 — MKLFKHRPKEGYQTKPSIINRRKAILTTVKYTFFGLIGLRLLWLQVFQKNKYSVLSDRNRFKEWKIAAERGLILDRFNNKIAENRQLYRIALIKGDITDLDFVLSTLNKFLRLDNEIIEKTRADFTKLRKFQPYVIGKNLTWSEFSKINSNLFILNGVQPFISMERHYNYPYEFAHVLGYVGAPNENDLQNQKDDLFRTPGIKIGKLGIEKILNRELIGIPGYTRFEVNAAGRAVRTVEFVDGVSGNPLKTSLDLELQKLTYSKLRGIAGSAVAMDIKTGQVLACVSTPSFDTNKFAFGITQPELNELLKNERKPLVNKFLSGQYSPGSVVKPIIALSALENKIVDQDYTHFCGGKIELYGQEFYCWKDGGHGKVNLRDAIKKSCDIYIYEIARLLGVDRIAETIRKFNFGQLTFKEFDEEKKGLVPDTKWKKNVVGKPWLLGETLITGIGQGYILATPMQICKSMAQFANGGYEVNPTFYLDEKSKLTRMDFENENIKIINDSLVAATNEPGGTAYGSRLTGKLKFAGKTGTSQVTKLNIKDREDNANPNVREYKYRDHSLFAGYGPVEEPKYAVAVVAEHSGPGSRVAAPIASSMFDFLFKKRISDA; from the coding sequence ATGAAGCTTTTCAAACATAGACCAAAAGAGGGTTATCAAACAAAACCAAGTATAATAAATAGAAGAAAAGCAATTTTAACAACAGTTAAATATACTTTTTTTGGTTTAATAGGTCTTAGATTATTATGGCTACAAGTATTTCAAAAAAATAAATATTCAGTTTTATCCGATCGCAATCGGTTTAAAGAATGGAAGATTGCAGCAGAGCGAGGATTAATTTTAGATCGATTTAATAACAAGATTGCTGAAAATCGTCAGCTTTACAGAATTGCACTTATTAAAGGGGACATTACTGATCTTGACTTCGTTTTAAGCACACTTAATAAATTTTTAAGATTAGATAATGAAATTATTGAAAAAACTAGAGCTGATTTTACTAAACTTAGAAAATTTCAGCCTTATGTCATAGGTAAAAATTTAACATGGTCAGAATTTTCAAAAATAAATAGTAATTTATTTATTTTAAATGGGGTGCAGCCTTTTATTTCAATGGAACGCCATTATAATTACCCTTACGAATTTGCCCATGTTTTAGGTTACGTAGGGGCCCCAAATGAAAATGATTTACAAAATCAAAAGGATGATTTGTTTAGAACGCCTGGCATTAAAATTGGAAAACTTGGAATTGAGAAAATATTAAATAGAGAATTGATTGGGATCCCAGGTTATACACGTTTTGAAGTTAATGCAGCAGGAAGAGCTGTTAGAACGGTAGAATTTGTAGATGGAGTAAGTGGAAACCCTTTAAAAACTTCCCTTGATTTAGAACTACAAAAATTAACTTATAGCAAACTTAGGGGTATTGCAGGATCTGCTGTTGCAATGGATATAAAAACAGGGCAAGTTTTAGCCTGCGTTTCAACACCATCCTTTGATACTAATAAATTTGCATTTGGAATCACCCAGCCAGAATTAAATGAGTTGTTAAAAAATGAAAGAAAGCCATTGGTAAATAAATTTTTATCAGGTCAGTATTCACCGGGTTCTGTAGTAAAACCTATCATAGCATTATCTGCTTTAGAGAATAAAATTGTTGATCAAGATTATACTCATTTTTGTGGTGGAAAAATCGAGTTATACGGACAAGAATTTTATTGCTGGAAAGATGGAGGGCATGGAAAAGTTAATTTAAGAGATGCAATCAAAAAATCTTGCGATATTTATATTTATGAGATTGCAAGGTTGCTAGGAGTTGATCGTATAGCAGAGACAATTAGAAAATTTAATTTTGGTCAGTTAACTTTTAAAGAATTTGATGAAGAAAAAAAAGGTTTAGTACCTGATACAAAATGGAAAAAAAACGTAGTAGGTAAACCTTGGCTACTAGGCGAGACATTAATTACAGGAATTGGACAAGGTTATATTTTAGCAACCCCTATGCAAATTTGTAAATCAATGGCACAATTTGCAAATGGAGGTTATGAGGTTAATCCAACTTTTTATTTAGATGAAAAATCAAAATTAACTCGAATGGATTTTGAAAATGAAAATATAAAAATAATTAACGACTCTTTAGTTGCGGCAACTAATGAACCTGGCGGAACTGCTTATGGGTCAAGATTAACTGGAAAACTGAAGTTTGCTGGTAAAACTGGTACTTCGCAAGTTACAAAATTAAATATTAAAGATAGAGAAGACAATGCAAATCCTAATGTTAGAGAATATAAATATAGAGATCATTCTTTATTTGCAGGTTATGGTCCAGTAGAAGAACCCAAGTATGCAGTTGCTGTTGTAGCAGAACACTCTGGTCCAGGCTCAAGAGTTGCAGCGCCTATTGCAAGTAGTATGTTTGATTTTTTATTTAAAAAGAGAATATCCGATGCCTGA
- a CDS encoding GDP-L-fucose synthase family protein, which produces MLDKHTKIFLAGHNGLVGSSILRRLIFKGYKNILIASRYKLDLFDQKKVFNFLKKNKPKAIIMAAARVGGILANNDYKAEFIYENLCIQNNIIHSAYLNNIKNIIFLGSSCVYPKNSKQPIKESYLLSGELEKTNEPYAVAKIAGIKMCESYNYQYKTNYKCLMPTNTYGPNDNYNLNTSHFLPALIKKVHDYKNKKVKKIIIWGTGNSKRELIYVDDIADACIFFLKKKTKETLINIGSGQDYKIKYYLNFIQKKLKVKGKIYFDKTKPDGTKRKLLDISIALSYGWKPKIGLSKGFDLTYSAFLKNAK; this is translated from the coding sequence ATGTTAGATAAGCATACAAAGATATTCTTAGCTGGACACAATGGTCTTGTAGGATCCTCGATTTTGAGAAGACTAATATTTAAAGGTTATAAAAATATTCTAATTGCATCAAGATACAAACTAGATTTATTTGATCAAAAAAAAGTTTTTAATTTTTTAAAAAAAAATAAACCTAAAGCCATCATTATGGCTGCAGCTAGAGTAGGCGGCATTTTAGCAAATAACGATTACAAAGCAGAATTTATTTACGAAAATTTATGTATCCAAAATAATATAATTCATTCTGCATATTTAAATAATATAAAAAATATAATTTTTTTAGGATCTAGTTGTGTCTATCCAAAAAATTCTAAGCAACCAATAAAAGAATCTTATCTTTTGTCTGGTGAATTAGAAAAAACAAATGAACCTTATGCAGTTGCTAAAATTGCGGGTATAAAGATGTGTGAAAGTTATAATTACCAATATAAAACTAATTACAAATGTTTAATGCCAACTAATACTTACGGTCCTAATGATAATTATAATTTAAATACATCTCATTTTTTGCCAGCATTAATTAAAAAAGTTCATGATTATAAAAATAAAAAAGTAAAAAAAATTATAATATGGGGAACAGGAAATTCGAAACGGGAGTTAATTTATGTAGATGATATTGCTGATGCTTGTATTTTTTTTTTAAAGAAAAAAACCAAAGAAACTCTAATTAATATAGGGTCTGGGCAAGATTATAAAATTAAGTATTACTTAAACTTCATTCAAAAAAAATTGAAAGTAAAAGGAAAAATATATTTTGATAAAACAAAACCCGATGGAACAAAAAGAAAATTATTGGATATTAGCATAGCTCTATCTTATGGTTGGAAACCTAAGATTGGTCTCAGCAAAGGCTTTGATTTGACTTACAGTGCCTTTTTAAAAAATGCTAAATAG
- a CDS encoding methyltransferase domain-containing protein, whose product MYRNKLFEKNLSKNYSKYQNTGLVGYLMDSCHKSLENKFIKKNGFVLEIGPGTSPHINYLNGNFDKYYMLDSSLFTINFLKMKFNKNKKIIIKRSINSKIPFKNDYFDRIIMSHVLEHVIEPEIFLFNVLTKLKKGGNLSISLPTDPGFLWRLGRFYQKLFNVKNKLNLNNSEYDYMIATEHVNSIFNLISILRYHFKNNIICEEFLPFKFLKSLDLNLFYNLTLTK is encoded by the coding sequence ATGTATAGAAATAAGCTTTTTGAAAAAAATTTATCTAAAAACTATTCAAAATACCAAAATACAGGATTAGTCGGATATTTGATGGATAGCTGTCATAAAAGTCTTGAAAATAAATTTATAAAAAAGAATGGTTTTGTTTTAGAAATTGGTCCAGGAACTTCACCGCATATAAATTATTTGAACGGAAATTTTGATAAATATTATATGTTAGACTCTTCTTTATTTACTATTAATTTTCTAAAAATGAAATTTAACAAAAATAAAAAAATAATAATAAAAAGATCAATTAACTCCAAGATTCCTTTTAAGAATGACTATTTCGATAGAATTATTATGTCCCATGTTTTGGAACATGTTATTGAACCTGAGATTTTTTTATTTAATGTATTAACCAAATTGAAAAAAGGAGGAAATTTATCAATATCACTTCCTACAGATCCTGGTTTTTTATGGAGGTTAGGTCGATTTTATCAAAAACTTTTTAATGTAAAAAATAAGTTAAATTTAAATAATAGTGAATATGATTATATGATTGCCACAGAACATGTAAATTCAATATTTAATCTTATATCGATACTTAGGTATCATTTTAAAAATAATATTATTTGTGAGGAGTTTTTGCCCTTTAAATTTTTAAAATCTCTAGATTTAAATTTATTTTATAATTTAACTTTAACAAAATAA
- a CDS encoding glycosyltransferase, with product MMNNLTLIIPAKYESESLPFFLKEIQKYPCEKIVILKKEDIETINSIRNFRCRILFQKGTGYGNAIIEGINSTKNEFCCIINADGSMDPKYLEIMLKLCSDKDMVFASRYLGKESGSDDDNFITLFGNKVFSFLGNLFFSLKISDILFTYILAKTNSLKKLNLKSQDFRLCVEIPIKARRNNMIFLSLPSYERPRIGGKKKVNALRDGFIILVYMIKLFFNHKEK from the coding sequence ATGATGAATAATTTAACATTAATTATACCAGCAAAATATGAGAGTGAGTCACTCCCTTTTTTTTTAAAAGAAATACAAAAATACCCATGCGAAAAAATAGTGATATTAAAAAAAGAAGATATCGAAACAATAAATTCTATTCGAAATTTTAGATGTAGAATTTTATTTCAAAAGGGAACAGGATATGGAAACGCTATTATTGAGGGTATTAACTCTACCAAGAATGAGTTTTGTTGTATTATTAATGCTGATGGCTCGATGGATCCAAAGTATTTAGAAATTATGCTAAAATTATGCTCTGACAAAGATATGGTTTTTGCATCTAGATATTTAGGTAAAGAAAGTGGAAGCGACGATGATAATTTTATTACTTTATTTGGTAATAAAGTTTTTTCTTTTTTAGGTAATTTATTTTTTTCTTTAAAAATTTCTGATATTTTATTTACATATATTCTTGCTAAGACTAACTCTTTAAAAAAATTAAATCTTAAATCGCAAGATTTTAGATTATGTGTTGAAATTCCCATAAAAGCTAGACGAAATAATATGATTTTCTTATCTTTGCCTAGTTATGAAAGACCTAGAATTGGTGGAAAAAAGAAGGTAAACGCATTACGGGACGGTTTTATTATTCTTGTTTATATGATTAAACTTTTTTTTAATCATAAAGAAAAATAA
- a CDS encoding NAD-dependent epimerase/dehydratase family protein, with protein MRNILVVTGGAGFIGSNLISELLKFKKFYILSIDDYSSGLIKNHINNKRVKYLKGSTKNIEILLKKYITKINTIFHFGEFARIYQSFNKINECFSSNIEGSSNVFNFSLKNKIRLIYSATSASLGNKGEDMNLSPYAFSKAKNLELLENLRKWFRFRYEVIYFYNVYGEKQICEGDMATVVGIFENHFLRGKKLPIVKPGTQVRRFTHVFDTIKACIFAWKKNKCKHYSIASKESYSIIQLAKMFKSKIRYLPRREGERYASALTRMNLNNKIIRLSAKIRLKDYINNFLKNKR; from the coding sequence ATGAGAAATATATTAGTGGTTACTGGGGGAGCTGGGTTTATAGGCTCCAACTTAATTTCTGAGTTATTAAAATTTAAAAAATTTTATATTTTAAGTATCGATGATTACTCTTCTGGTCTAATTAAAAATCATATCAATAACAAACGAGTTAAGTATTTAAAGGGTAGTACTAAAAATATTGAAATTTTATTAAAGAAATATATTACTAAAATTAACACTATTTTTCATTTTGGAGAATTTGCGAGAATTTATCAAAGTTTTAATAAGATAAATGAATGTTTTAGTTCTAATATTGAAGGAAGTTCAAATGTATTTAATTTTTCATTAAAGAATAAAATTAGACTAATTTATTCCGCGACCTCTGCAAGCTTAGGAAACAAAGGAGAAGATATGAACTTATCACCTTATGCTTTTTCAAAGGCTAAGAATTTAGAGTTATTGGAAAATTTAAGGAAGTGGTTTAGATTTCGGTACGAAGTTATTTATTTTTATAATGTTTATGGAGAAAAACAAATTTGTGAAGGAGACATGGCAACAGTTGTTGGAATATTTGAAAATCATTTTTTAAGAGGCAAAAAATTACCTATAGTAAAACCAGGTACACAAGTAAGAAGATTTACTCACGTTTTTGATACGATCAAAGCTTGTATTTTTGCTTGGAAAAAAAATAAATGCAAACATTATTCGATTGCAAGTAAAGAATCTTATAGCATTATTCAACTTGCAAAGATGTTTAAAAGTAAAATTAGGTATTTACCAAGAAGAGAAGGGGAACGCTATGCCTCTGCTTTAACAAGAATGAACTTGAATAATAAGATTATAAGATTATCAGCTAAAATAAGATTAAAAGATTACATTAATAATTTTTTAAAGAATAAACGTTAA
- a CDS encoding aa3-type cytochrome c oxidase subunit IV has translation MDIDPQRKTWSNFIKLTTYTSVAIVVLLVLMAIFLL, from the coding sequence ATGGATATTGATCCACAAAGAAAAACTTGGTCTAATTTTATAAAATTAACTACTTATACTTCTGTCGCAATAGTGGTGTTACTAGTGTTGATGGCTATTTTTCTACTTTAA
- the gmd gene encoding GDP-mannose 4,6-dehydratase: MKSKSALIFGVTGQDGSYLSDFLIKKGYVVHGVKRRSSSINTMRVDHLYQDPHVKNRNFILHYGDITDSSSVSTIIKLVQPDEIYNLAAQSHVSVSFEVPEYTANADALGALRILEAIKFHKLIKKTKFYQAGTSEMFGKVQQIPQNEKTSFYPRSPYGVAKLYAHWVTVNYREAYKIFACNGILFNHESPVRGETFVTRKIVIALCKIKLNLQKKLFIGNLHAKRDWGHAKEYVVAMWKMLQQKKPDDYVIATGRQYSVKDFIYFVANELKINITWKGKDINEKGYDQKGNCIIECDSNYFRPLEVDTLLGDAKKARKILKWRPKIDIKNLAKEMVEREMALLVNKC; encoded by the coding sequence ATGAAATCAAAGTCAGCGCTAATTTTTGGAGTTACAGGACAAGATGGCTCTTACCTTTCAGATTTTTTAATTAAAAAAGGTTATGTGGTTCATGGCGTTAAAAGAAGATCTTCTTCTATTAATACAATGAGAGTAGATCATTTGTATCAAGACCCGCATGTAAAAAATAGAAATTTTATTTTACATTATGGAGATATTACAGACTCTTCCTCAGTTTCAACAATTATAAAATTAGTACAACCAGATGAAATATATAATTTAGCGGCACAGTCCCATGTGTCCGTTTCCTTTGAAGTTCCGGAGTATACAGCTAATGCTGACGCTTTGGGTGCCTTGAGAATATTGGAAGCAATTAAATTTCACAAACTTATTAAAAAAACAAAGTTTTATCAGGCAGGCACATCAGAAATGTTTGGAAAAGTTCAACAGATACCTCAAAACGAAAAAACATCATTTTATCCTAGAAGTCCCTATGGCGTCGCTAAGCTATATGCTCACTGGGTTACCGTAAATTATCGAGAAGCATATAAGATTTTTGCCTGCAATGGTATATTATTTAATCACGAAAGTCCTGTGAGAGGTGAAACTTTTGTTACTAGAAAAATAGTAATAGCGCTTTGTAAGATTAAATTAAATTTACAAAAAAAACTATTTATAGGAAATCTTCATGCAAAAAGAGATTGGGGTCATGCTAAAGAATATGTAGTAGCCATGTGGAAAATGCTTCAGCAAAAAAAGCCAGACGATTATGTTATCGCTACGGGTCGCCAATATAGTGTTAAAGATTTTATATATTTTGTCGCAAATGAGCTAAAAATAAACATCACTTGGAAAGGCAAAGATATCAATGAAAAAGGGTACGATCAAAAAGGTAATTGTATAATTGAATGTGACTCAAATTATTTTAGACCTCTAGAGGTAGATACCCTTTTAGGCGATGCAAAAAAAGCTAGAAAAATTTTAAAATGGAGACCTAAAATTGATATTAAAAATCTAGCTAAAGAAATGGTTGAAAGAGAAATGGCTCTCTTAGTTAATAAATGTTAG